The Alnus glutinosa chromosome 1, dhAlnGlut1.1, whole genome shotgun sequence region TTGAAATGTGTCAAAATTTGATCAAATATCCCACGTAGTtatatccttttcttttatttatttaaaaatattgtcACAAAACATGACCGTCTTCTTGggtagattaaaaaaataaaattattgattAATTCATCCAATACTATATAATTGCTGCCGACATGCGCATCAACATGCACTTTTTATAGTAAACTTATATTCGTATATATTGATTTTGACCTCACCCCAAATTTTTGCTTCGAGATGGCCACGTGGACCGTCCAATATCGTCCACCGTGTTCTTTAAAGCTAGAGTCAGCAATCAATTgattaaaatagaataattgTCATCAAACAAGATAAtgttgtgttttgtgtttgcaTACGCATTTTCATTATTAACAGGATTCAAGCTCGACGCTACCTATTTGCTATTTTTGCCATTTAATTGCCATTTGCCAATAACAAGTAGTggacttctttttctttttctttttcattttttttaaaaaaaaaataagaaaactaATGTAACCCGTGTCACCGGCCATCTACGGCAgccattgaaaaaaatttcaattacaTACTAACACGTGTCAATACGATATAAAATGGTTATaggtctaaattttttttatttttttgctaattGTGTATCCTAAGCTTCTTATATGagtaaaaacaaagaacaaaaaatcaaGCAACTTTTTTATATTCCAGGAGTATCTCAATGATCACGTACGTGGCATTATGATATTGGCTTGTCTTTTGataattagttatttttttgtttgtgaattGTTCAGCGTGGGCTCTGCCAGACAGCGGATTTTCACCACCGCCCAAAAACATTTATACCGACAACGACCCAATTAAGTGGAGCATGGGCCCATTGTTGGTCATTTTTTGGTCTCCCACTTTATGATTTAGACACACGTCACACACTGCATTTTGACCGATCACAAAACAttgaataaaaaggaaaaatagtgCATTTCTCAATTAAGACCACATTTCTAAAACTTTCTTAACTTGGTTCTGTTCATGGGGGCCGACATATTTTATGCATCGGGCTATTCATGAACTGACATGTTTGTTGATACAATGATCACGTGGCAGGCATAGGAAGAAGGCtgtaaatagaataaaataatgaGAGAGCTATATCAAAGGTCCAACAAAATTATCTCTATGATTAAGtcaaaatgaatatatataagaataaaGCAAATTGATAGACTAGAGTAGGGGTGAGTATTGGTTCGATAAGCGTTTAAGTTAGTTAATTCGGTTAATTCACTGACTTCATTTCGACAagctatatttttaaaaatattggtTAAGTTAGTTAGTATTCGGTTAATATGGGTAATGAATCGAcgtcattttgattttttttttttttttaaaaaaaaaaaatcaaacatttctttCTTATTAAAACGGTATTGTTTCGAACTGACAAGGCGTTCCCACTTTATGCTTATTTCGCATTGTCTAGTAACTATATCATGTGATCGGACCAAGATTTCCTGTAAATAAAGCCCAAATTCAAAACATAGCACACACATCTCAAACAAATGCATAATCACTCATAGAAAGCATTCACCGAGTATGAGCAAATTAGGTTGAGAGGCCCAATTGGATACCCCACTCTTAACCAGGCCCAGTTCAGTCCATCTTCTTCCATAAATGGGCCTAATAAAACTTTCTGTAGGCCCAATAAATTTGATATCTTTCCCACCCATAACCCAACCAGCTGTGATAGCTAGCTGTCACTTGCCCGGGAAAATCCCTCCCAATGAATTTTCCGGCACTGATTCCGTCGAACTCCCTTCATTTTCTCGAGAAAACGAAGCCCCATTTTCAGATACGTCGAGGTAGAATTCCGCTCTGGTCCACAACTCATCACGTTGGAGCATATGTCCAGGCCTCGAGTGAAACCAGTGGCAAAAGATCAGTCTCAAAGAAATGTACGGACAGGGAAAATGAAAACCGAGGACCGCTCAGATTGGAGAATGGTGGAAAGGGTTGGATTCACTTCGTGGGTGTTGGAGGTTGTGGGTTGTCTGCGCTGGCCATGCTTGCACTCAAACAAGTAAGCTCTTTTCGAAAACGCTAATGTATGTTTGGTGGCTAAAATCACTGCTTATCCCAAATCTTAAACTGGCAACAAATGGTGAATTTcatcatttaataaaaaatttaaacattgcTTTCGGCAAAAACTTCCTTCAATAAGTGATACGATCAactgaatttaattaatattctaacattgaaaaaaaaagggagaaaaaaaaggaaaaggaaaaggaaaatgaaaatgaatcagaagaagaaaatctTATATGGGGTTTTTTGTTAACAGTTAACGTTGCGTGTGTTTTTCCAACATGACGAGCTCAACGTGACAAGGCCTTGTAGTTATATATTGAGATTGAAAACAAATGGATTTATACTCTGTTTGGTTGCCCAGAAAAAGAAATGGAGGAATGTGAAGGAGGATAAGATTTTGTGTCTCATGTTTTCGTTGTTTTCATGTTCTTGAATAGTTCAACTTAACTAAGGCATAGAATCGTTTTGGGTTTAGCGCAAAGTAAAATTCTTTGCATCTTGGTACTGGATAATGAAAGCTTAAAGATTGAAAATGTTATTTCCCATCATTAGATAAAAAGACAGTTCACTTTTTTTTACCTTATCTCCTACATTTCGTCAGCAACCAAATAAAGCTTATTCAAAAGATTTTCTCCTTAGAAACCAAATTGATCGTTATATTGTCATAAAGCTTACAAGGTTGATAGGGTCTAATATTGTTGCTTGTTGTTAATGCCAATGTGTTACAAGGGAATAGTTCTTATATTTTGAATGTTAATGGTGCAatctggttatagggttttgaGGTTAGTGGCTCAAATATTGTATGGAGCAGCTACATGAATGGCCTACAAGATGCCGGTGCACATTTGTATATTGGTCATTCAGTGTCGAAGTTGAAAGGGATTAAGGGGTTAAAATTACCTGATGCAATGGTTGTTTCAAGTGCTATTCCTCAAGACAATGTGGAGATTTTGTACGCAAAAGCTGCTGGAGTACCTGTGTGAGTACATCCATATGTGTCAACTTTGGCATTTTTTGGCTACAAATTCTGGAATTACTTTTCCTGTTTTTCAATGTATGAACTTTTGGAAATACCTTTGGTCTGCTTTTGAAAGGAAAAtttgctttgaatttttttgttagaatatataaaattacttCCAAGTGTTAGATAGCATTGTATCGGCTAACTTTGTATTTCAGGTATGTCTAGCTGTTTGTTTCACTATGTGATGATGGTAATTTCTACTGTTTGATATATTAATATAGTACATTGTTCACTCCACTTGATTTTCTCTTAACCCCTTGTTACAGATACAAGCGTGATTATTGGCTGGCAAGGCTAACAGAGGGCTACAATCTTATTGCTGTTAGTGGTAGCCACGGTAATATTATAAGCTATCATTCTTACTAATTGTAATTTGTACAGTCTTCTCTAAAATTGATGCTGTAGCTCAGGTTTACATTTCAGCTAGAAATTTGAATAGTTTCTCTGATCTATCTACAGTGTAAAATATGAAGCATTGCTTGGCCAATTATTTGTAGATGTAGAACAATAgatagtattttattactgaATTAACCAAGTTATGAAGATTAGGTTAAAGATTGGCATTGTTTCTACTATAATTGGGGTCCATTGTAGTGATTATGAGAACTTTGGAACTGTCAATTATAGTTTTagattttcttcctcttcttcttcatttgtaAATTTACATGTGCCCAATGGGTTTTCTAAAGAAATCAAGCTAGAACGTTCTATCTTATTTTCAATTTAGTATGTTCCCGTCCTTTTTAATCTTAATTTCCCTtgaaatatttgaaataattcATTTATTGGTTTATCCAGGGAAGAGTACAACAGCAAGTATACTGGCTTATGTTTTAAAAGCAATGGGTGATGATCTTACAGCTGTGGTTGGAGCACATGTTCCACAGGTATcattgtactttgagcagctcGGCAGAAAAGCTGAATTTTACAAATGTAGTGTATAAAGTTTCTTTACTTCTTTGGTTATATGCTCAGATCAATTCTCCTAATGGTTTCTCCTTTTCATTGAACTTTACATTTTCAATTAGAACTTGTTTTTTTGGCTTGTTTTATGTAGTTGATACACTTCTCTTGATATCGATAGATGTTGGAAATAATTGAAGCTATCCTTTGCAGTTTCCAGAAGGAAATATTATCTCAGGTTGTGGTCAAAATTTTGTGCTGGAGGTATCCTTTTCACTTGATGTTCAGAATGGAATTCAATTTGTTTGATTGTTATATGAGCATTGACACTGCATATGAGAATGTTAATTACAATGAATTTATtgtaaggattttttttattatttttttttctttctacgaATTGATAGAGAATTTGTTTCACTGCATCTACCTAAAAACAAATGTACTGACATCAAATTCTTCATTTGTCAAACGATGTCATATAGTTTTGTAATCACAGAGAATTTTATTGATGAAAATGATTGGTACTTTATTATCAATACTAGATCCCAGTCCATATCTATGTGTAGAGACTGCTGAGTCTGAttagtgttttcttttcctGCTGTTCTGTTTTGGAGGATTGCACCTTTATGCCCATGCACTTCATGTTCAGGATAGGCTGATGAATATGATGGTTGTTTTTTGGGATTATCACCTTACATAGCTGTGGTAACTAATCTGGATTGGGAGCATGTTGATAATTTTCAAGATGAGGTATGTTGATTAATAAGCTTTTCATGCATGGAACTTATATCGTAAGACTTTTTATTCGCGGGCCTAGTTTAGACTGATTGAATCTTTACTCTCAAAATCAGGAGGCTGTTAAATCTACTTTCAGGAGGTTCCTGAAACTAATCAAGGTGGGTGGACATCTAATAATATCTGGGGACAGGTATCCATCACCCACTTGACTTTTTTAGGATATTATCTATGCCACTAAGTCACACTATTTGTGGGCGCCaaaagatttatttttcatttctcctTGCAATTATATAAGTGGGCTTGTATAGGGGATATTTGGAAAAGGGAAAGATGCTCTAGAGGTCCATGAGGTATaagtttttatcaaatcattttctaaggtttaaattttatcaatttactTCTTAAGCTTAGAACTGTTAGCAAATAGATCATTCTGTCCATCTCCCGTTAAATTTTTAACGGTGCTGCCACATCATACCCAATCAAAAGGAAACACGTGTCCCTTTaatgaagaaaatatatatatatatatatatatatatatatatatatatatatatatatatatatatatatatatatatatatatatatatatatatatatataaaattataaatataaatataaatctaagaaataaaaagagggggtggttcagccacccccaggcctgccaaaaggggtggctgaaccaccaacccctctattttttttttctttttgtattttatatttatatttataattttaaattttgatttattaaaagAGGACACATGTCACCTTTTGATTGGGTATGACGtagcagcaccataagaaattTAACAGAAAGTGGATGGAATGATTTATTTGTTAACGGTTCTAACCTCAAAGAGTAACTTGATGAAATTTAAACCTTATgaagtgatttgataaaaaaaagtgataCCTGGAATCTCTGGAGCATTTTTTCCCTTTGGAAAACCAAGGTTTTGTTCAGTCTAACTCCAATTTTGAGagcaaaaaatcaaatcaaaatggTTCCTAACTagacccccccccccaaaaaaaaaaaaaacaaaacaaaacaaaaagaaagaaaaagaaaaagaggcctaacaaacaaacaaactggAGTAGTATTTTGCAAACTTATGGTAGTTATGGTTTGGAATAGAACAAAACCACAAAGATGCATAGATTTGAACTTCAGCTGTAGTTAAGTGAAATAAGATGCTGGGCAGTGATAGAACTTTACACTTTGCAATAACTGATATGTACAAGAAAATATTATGGAATAAAAGTTGTTGGCAGATAAGTCTTTTATGTAAGATATTGTGCATACAGTTTAAGCAAAGAATTCACAAATAATGCTGATAATCACTTTACAAAAGTTTGATGCGTCCAACATACATTTTTGTTCATTACCTTGAGCATCTAGTTAGAAGTTCTTGATTCCTTGAATAATTAAGTTTAAGAAACAAGAATGTGTGAACAAGAAATAGGTGATTTAAATTGTTGCTTCACATGGATGATATGAGTCAGTAATTGTGATATAACcttttttaaagattaagaCATAGCATCTCACCGCAATGCAGTGACTACCATTACTATTAACCATTTAAGGTAATGACTATTAACTCAATATTCCACCTCAGTGACAGAATAGAAAAGTGGACCCCAAAATCTTTGCTCACATTCATATTGTGCAACACCAACGCTGTATTAGAAGTTCATGAATGCCACTTATATGATTTATCTTTCATAGATTTTAATTCAAGAATTTTCTTTGACACAACAGTCCGGGTGCATGTTCTTTGCTAAGTCACAGAGGACAAGCAACAGGATCAGAGTATTCCAGCGATGTGATGTCGGTTCCAAATTTGGAGCCATGTGATAATCACTATAGAATAACAACTTATGGGATCTCAAGTCTTAATGATTGGTATGCATCCTCAGTTCATTCCAACTTTCACGGTGGTACTGACTACACACTggtaggtttcaattttatttggaAATCTCTGGTTTCCCCTGCAGTAGAGCCATCCCATTTATAGAAAGCTAAATTATATATCcattctatttttatttggcCGTTGGAAAGCATGACCCAATGTTATGACACAAGATTTGGCATGTAATTTAAAACATTCTtaaagattgacatgtgtcatcaaAATTTAGATTTCTGAATTTGCTAAACTTTCTTTGAGATCTTTGAATGGTGCCTGGCAAATTGGAAAGGCCAGTGAGTTCTAACTCAAATTGCACTTCCTTGCCCTTGATCTAAATTATATGGCTCTTAATTTTAAGGTGGCTTTTTTTCTGCAATAGTGGTGTTTCAACTTGCATTAATACAATTTTATGTCCCCCTTATGCTTCTGTTCTATCATGATATTGCAGTAATTGGTTATTGCTGTTAGTGAAAATTTCCTAAACATGATGCATTCATCAATTTAAACTAATACTTGATTAACTACAGTGCCATAGGGGATATCGGGTGGCAGACATCCGTCTACAGATTACAGGAATTCATAATGTCCTCAATTCATTAGCAGTGAGTGTTTTACCGAGTTTTACCAGGTTTTGCTTCATATTCAAAAGCTGCGATTTCTCTTTCTATTCATATACAGTGATAAAACTTTTTTCGTTAGCAATAGCTTTTTTCTGATGTCAGCCAGTAGTTTGAGTTTGTCGGATGAAATTTGATTATTAAGATTGGAAATATTAGAGGTTGATGTATTTTTACTATTCTTCACTTGTAGTTTATTGGGTCATTGGTCTCTTTAGTTTCTCATAAAATTTTGCTACGAGCCTAATTCTTGTTGTCTGTCAGGTTATTTCCACAGTGATGGTGCTTTTCAGTGACAGAATGCAATTTTATGAGTTAATCGATCATTTAAGGTCACACTTGAGAAGTTTCACTGGTGTTTCTAGGCGTTTTGAGATGGTTGGTACAATTTACGGATGCCatatatatgatgattatgCACACCATCCAACAGAAATTCATGCAGTTCTTCAAGCAGCACGTCGAAGGTTCCCATTTAAGGCTCTTTTGGTCGTATTTCAACCTCATACTTACAGGTACTTACCTCACATAGAATGGGAACAAATACAATTTGAGTAATGTTACTTTTCATACCCATTTCACACTGGCTGATGTAGCAAGTTttaagtggtttttcttttctttcgtttttttttttttttttaaaaaaaaaaaataactaacatGGAAAACCATTTAAAACAAACCATGTCCGCGAGCGTGATATTGATGTGATAAATAGGCgtaaagagtaacattactcatacCTCATACGATTTACATCTCCTTTCAATGTAGTAATTTTATTACACGACCGATATTATGTTGTAAGACGAATTTATGCAGCTTTGTTCTTTTGTAGTCGTCTAGTAGCATTGAAAGATGGATTTGCCACTGCACTCAGTGATGCAGATCAAGTTGTGGTTACAGCGGTACCTGCATCTAAGTCCCTTATCCTTGTAGTTTACAGATATTAGGGCAACTAACATTTTGATTTATGGTTAGGTTTATCCTGCCAGAGAGACAAATGTTTGGAATGTGAGTGGCAGGGATTTCGCTGCTTCTATTATTGGCCCACCATCTGAATATATTTCTTCTTTGGTAATGCCCATATCCTACTTTTCAAAATTCACAAATGAGACTATCTGTATATGTGATGGTTACTTTTTTTTGAAGTGCATTACGTCGAATGCGGGCATGTCCTCTTATGTTTGGCTAAAAGAGTAATTGCTGTGCACAGAAACGTTTAACAGTTTGATGAATAgaaaatatatgtgtgtgtgtgtgttgtgttgtgtgtgtccATAAGTTTATGAGAAAACTTTATAGACGTATAGTAAGTGGGATTTCATTGAGAATATTATCTCTTTACGTATGAACTTTGATTAATGGTCCATGAGTTCCTTTGGTGGCTTTGTAGGAGGACGTAGTTGATAAGTTAGTGCTTCAGATATCCAAGGACCTTCATCgccaaattgttgttttgacCCTTGGAGCAGGCAATCAATCTTTAGAGCATACTTTGGATTTTCTTTCACCACTTGTAATTGAATTTTACTTGACTTTTCCAATTGTTATAACTGTTGTCACATACAGGTGATATTACTACTGTAGGCCCCAAAGTGCTCCACAAATTGCAACAGAAATTACAAGCAAACTTGTAAGGTTCCATGTGGCAGCTGCTTGTGCATTACTTGATTGAATATGAGATTTCAGACCTTTGATGGCTCAAAATCACCAAAAAGAGATTCCCAGGATGAGGATGAACATATCAGTAATTTATTGTTCGAAGCCAGCTTCTTTGAGTCATTACCGACCACCTTGTACTTTGGCAAGAAACAAATCTCCTTCTGCGACTACGACAATAGTATGGGAAGATGAAATCGATGGCAGGCAAATTACCCAACTGGTAATGAGAGTTTCTTCTGTGGATTTGGATGGAGGTGAAACTATTGAAGAAGAAAGTTCATTACATAGACTATACTGCTAAGTGCCTACCATGTAATGAATTTGCATTTCCAAATTTTTGttgcattatttatttatgttccAATTTAGAGGAAAACAGAAATGCTCTGTtgtatttaattacaatttactCGACTCTTATGTACATACATGCAATAACTAGTTTGATGAAATGAAGAATCAAACATATGATCAACCACATTAGTTCTATATCGATATTTCATACAGATTTTCACTGTTTGAAGAAATCGATGCTAGCATACTAGCATTAAATCCGAGTTTATAATACTCGAACTCGTATGACTAAGTAGATACACAGAATGGTTACAATTGATAAGTAGCCACGACCTATTTAGCTTAATCGGCTGGAACCATGTCTTATAAAGCAGTGATCACTAGTTCCTGAACGTGTTAGCATACCAGAAGTTGTAATTAGCATTGAAACCCAAAACGCAGTTGAGCTGATCTTAGACTAAAACTTGCAGACCCCAttcctaaaactaaaactagaaATCCAGCAATTGAAAGGAGAAACATAAAATCATCAACCTGAAACTTGTACCCTCCCGAGCCAAGAAAGATGCTTTTAGGAGATATTTCCACAAACTATTTATATCTCAGTTGATTATGATACACCTAAAAAGACAGGGCAAAAAGTATCTAACATCAGAAaagatcaaataaaaatgatgGGCACCCCAATCCCAaaatttggaataaattttcCAATTTCACAGCGTTCACAAGAGAAATAGCAACTTCTGTTATAATTGAGTAAATACAGAAAATTCATCCTTAAAAGAACCAACATAtgttgtcattaaaaaaaaaaaagaagcaaccgAATGCAGTTGAGCAGATCTTAACTAAAAGTTACAGACACCGCTCCTAAAAACTAATACTACTAGAAATCTAgcaaatcaaacaaagaaacacaaaatcagcaaaatgaagaaagagaaagacaaACTTCACTGTACACAGCTAATTCTCACGTTCATTCCCATCCTCCCGGAACAATCTCGGCTGCAGGCTGCTGCTGAAGGCCACCACAAGCAAAACACTCGAA contains the following coding sequences:
- the LOC133858295 gene encoding uncharacterized protein LOC133858295, coding for MNFPALIPSNSLHFLEKTKPHFQIRRGRIPLWSTTHHVGAYVQASSETSGKRSVSKKCTDRENENRGPLRLENGGKGWIHFVGVGGCGLSALAMLALKQGFEVSGSNIVWSSYMNGLQDAGAHLYIGHSVSKLKGIKGLKLPDAMVVSSAIPQDNVEILYAKAAGVPVYKRDYWLARLTEGYNLIAVSGSHGKSTTASILAYVLKAMGDDLTAVVGAHVPQFPEGNIISGCGQNFVLEADEYDGCFLGLSPYIAVVTNLDWEHVDNFQDEEAVKSTFRRFLKLIKVGGHLIISGDSPGACSLLSHRGQATGSEYSSDVMSVPNLEPCDNHYRITTYGISSLNDWYASSVHSNFHGGTDYTLCHRGYRVADIRLQITGIHNVLNSLAVISTVMVLFSDRMQFYELIDHLRSHLRSFTGVSRRFEMVGTIYGCHIYDDYAHHPTEIHAVLQAARRRFPFKALLVVFQPHTYSRLVALKDGFATALSDADQVVVTAVYPARETNVWNVSGRDFAASIIGPPSEYISSLEDVVDKLVLQISKDLHRQIVVLTLGAGDITTVGPKVLHKLQQKLQANL